Genomic window (Jeotgalibacillus aurantiacus):
GCAGCCCGGGTTGAAGGAAGCCTGGCAGGAAGGGCAGACAGAGTCGCTTTGCAAGTATTCGTTAATCGTTAATTCTGTTCCGCAGGACCCGCAGAGGATTGCTTTTTGATCGAACTGATCAGCAGGCCAGACCTGATGGTTTCCGCAGCCGGATTCATCGTGACAGTTTTTACACGGATAATAACGTCCGCAGCAGTAAAACTTAATCGCAATAACATCGAGTGGGGAATGATAATGAGTGCACCTTGTTTCGCGATCAATTTGTGGTCCGAAGACATCTATACCGTGAATATTGACTTTATGCTGAATTGTCATGTGAGATCACCATTTTTTCTTTTATCTTATCATAAAGGAAGGAAATGCAGCTTCTCTCTATTTAGTAAAAGGTGTTATGATAGCGTTAACAATAAAGGGATGAAGGTGATTGGATGCTGATTCTTGCGATGATTGAACGTCTGGGCATCATTGTCACGGTGGCATTTTTATTGACTCGTTTATCTTTTTTCAGAAGACTGTTTGACTCTCACGGGCAAATTGATGTAAAGCAGCGAATCCTGCTGGTCATCGTATTTGGCTGTTTTGGCATCATCGGTACTTATACAGGCATTATCATTAATCCGATGGAGGATTCGATTGATCGCTGGACCAGGGTGCTGAATGATGATGAAGCGATTGCGAATTCCCGGGTGCTTGGTGTGGTTGTAGCAGGGCTGCTTGGCGGCTGGCGGATCGGTGTAGGAGCAGGTTTAATTGCGGGTGTTCACCGTTTCTTTCTTGGAGGCTTCACCGGCATTGCATGTGGCATTGCAACCATTGTCGCCGGCGCTATGGCAGGTATCATCTCATCAAAGCAAAAGAAAAGCCGGATCGTGACACCAAAGGCTGCGCTGGTAGTAGGTGCATCAGCAGAAGCTGTTCAGATGCTGATCATTCTGGGTATGGCAAGACCTTTTGACCGTGCGTGGGCACTGGTACAGGATATCGGGATTCCGATGATTGTGGCAAATGGGATCGGGACTGCCCTCTTTGTGCTCATTATTAGAAGTGTTATTCAGGAAGAGGAGCGGATGGGTGCCGTTCAGTCTCAAAAAGCCTTACGTATTGCGAATCTGACTTTGACTCATATGAGAAAAGGACTGACGCCTGTTTCAGCTGCTGAAGTCTGCGCTATTTTATATAAGGAGATTCCTTCACTGGCGGTTGCGATTACAGACCGGACCACGATTTTATCACATATCGGAAACGGTCTTGATCATCACGGAACAGGGGAGGAAATCCGGACGGAAGCCACTAAATACGTGATCGAAACCGGACAGGGCATCACGGTTGGGAAGCAGTCCATTCAGTGCGATGATCCTGACTGCCCACTGCAGGCAGCCGTTATTGCCCCGTTAAAGCAGAAGGATAAAACGATCGGGACATTAAAGGTGTATTTTTCATCTGAACGGATGATTTCTCCGATCATGCTGGAGCTGATAAGGGGATTATCGACTTTGTTAAGCCATCAGCTTGAAATTGCGGATGGGGAAAAGCATAAAGAGCTGGCCAGAGAGTCCGAGATCCGGATGCTGCAGGCTCAGGTCAGCCCGCACTTCCTGTTTAATGCGTTAAATACCATTGTCTCCCTTACAAGAACGAATCCGGATCATGCCAGAAAGCTGCTGATCTCATTATCAGCCTTTTTCAGGCAGAACCTTTCCGGAACCACGAAGAAAATTTCTACGGTGAGTGAGGAAATTGAACACGTGAAAGCCTATCTGTCCATTGAGGAAGCGCGTTTTTATGACAGGCTGGATGTCTCCTATGAAGTGGATCCTGGTGCTTTATCTGCAGCTGTTCCGCCGATGACGCTGCAGCCGCTTGTTGAAAATGCGATTAAGCACGGCTTGAAGGGAAAGAGTGAAGGCGGCAGACTGATCGTCAGGGTATACAAAGACGGCGACCGTGTCAGGATAGAAATAGAAGATAACGGACAAGGAATGGATGAAACCCGCCTTGGCTCACTGGTTTCAGCTGCTGTTCCATCAGAAAAGGGAACCGGGATCGGCCTTTACAATCTAAACGAACGTTTGATTAAGGTCATTGATGAGCACGCCGGACTGATTGTGAAATCAGAAAAAGGAAGTGGTACAACCGTCCGTTTTTCTGTTCCGGCCCCTGCAGACGAGTTTATGGGAGAGGTGATGTGACATGGAAATCAAAGCTGTCATCATTGATGATGAACCGCTCAGCAGACAGGAATTACTTCACCTCCTCGGCATGCACGCCGAAATACATGTGATCGGGGAAGCTTCTTCAGCTGAAAAGGGTCTGGAAATTGTACTCAAAGAAGAGCCGGACGCTTTGTTTCTGGATATTGAAATGACCGGTATGAATGGTGTTGAACTTGCTGAAGCCCTTCAGCGGATGAAAAAACCGCCGGCCATTATTTTCGCGACGGCTTATCCGGATTATGCCGTTAAAGCTTTTCGGGTGGAAGCGGTCGATTATTTGCTGAAGCCCTTTGATGAGATCCAGCTCGAACAGGCGATTAACAGGTTAAAACAGCGGCTCGCACCTCCGGAAGTAAAGGTATCTTCTCCGGGAGCCGGAAGACTGGCTGTACAGAGTGAGGACAGGATTATCTACCTCAAACCCGAGGAAATTCTGTACGTCTACAGAGAAGGCAGGGATACCTT
Coding sequences:
- a CDS encoding CHY zinc finger protein; the encoded protein is MTIQHKVNIHGIDVFGPQIDRETRCTHYHSPLDVIAIKFYCCGRYYPCKNCHDESGCGNHQVWPADQFDQKAILCGSCGTELTINEYLQSDSVCPSCQASFNPGCSLHKHYYFQVV
- a CDS encoding sensor histidine kinase, which codes for MLILAMIERLGIIVTVAFLLTRLSFFRRLFDSHGQIDVKQRILLVIVFGCFGIIGTYTGIIINPMEDSIDRWTRVLNDDEAIANSRVLGVVVAGLLGGWRIGVGAGLIAGVHRFFLGGFTGIACGIATIVAGAMAGIISSKQKKSRIVTPKAALVVGASAEAVQMLIILGMARPFDRAWALVQDIGIPMIVANGIGTALFVLIIRSVIQEEERMGAVQSQKALRIANLTLTHMRKGLTPVSAAEVCAILYKEIPSLAVAITDRTTILSHIGNGLDHHGTGEEIRTEATKYVIETGQGITVGKQSIQCDDPDCPLQAAVIAPLKQKDKTIGTLKVYFSSERMISPIMLELIRGLSTLLSHQLEIADGEKHKELARESEIRMLQAQVSPHFLFNALNTIVSLTRTNPDHARKLLISLSAFFRQNLSGTTKKISTVSEEIEHVKAYLSIEEARFYDRLDVSYEVDPGALSAAVPPMTLQPLVENAIKHGLKGKSEGGRLIVRVYKDGDRVRIEIEDNGQGMDETRLGSLVSAAVPSEKGTGIGLYNLNERLIKVIDEHAGLIVKSEKGSGTTVRFSVPAPADEFMGEVM
- a CDS encoding LytR/AlgR family response regulator transcription factor, with amino-acid sequence MEIKAVIIDDEPLSRQELLHLLGMHAEIHVIGEASSAEKGLEIVLKEEPDALFLDIEMTGMNGVELAEALQRMKKPPAIIFATAYPDYAVKAFRVEAVDYLLKPFDEIQLEQAINRLKQRLAPPEVKVSSPGAGRLAVQSEDRIIYLKPEEILYVYREGRDTFVVSEKGTYPTKAALKDLEIKLKNFSFFRVHKGYLVNIKKVEELVSWSTNVFELKVRDRAESIPVSRNYVKELRETLEL